The Dunckerocampus dactyliophorus isolate RoL2022-P2 chromosome 16, RoL_Ddac_1.1, whole genome shotgun sequence genome includes a window with the following:
- the LOC129168885 gene encoding zinc finger Y-chromosomal protein 1 isoform X2, translated as MDEDVTRLPIHSEEPKIILHGSDEGGAGGQEFVVELQETVLVSEGEGEGMAVHRFAPDELVIQDAVEDVVSEYVHCDEDEDVAVETCVMALDGEEEGVAMGDIPEDSLDAEQQDDDQDGCGDYLMISYEAGKMVSEDGTEVTVEGAVEDQEVEKDEDGQEVIKVYIFKADSGEDDMGESVDISDGDMENVALTESSGQTLQEKMVYMSVGDSHHQGNHSVEDSESCENGNGAASALLHIDESDGIDEVSRQRNKTKRRSEPRQVQTAIIIGPYGQPLTVYPCMLCGKKFKSRGFLKRHTKNHHQEVLTRKKYQCTDCDFTTNKKASLHNHMEVHALSSKAPFECEMCGKEFHQQSALFSHRLQHHHREPKSQAPAPAKTHKCKFCDYETAEQGLLNRHLLAVHSKSFPHICVECGKGFRHPSELKKHMRTHTGEKPYSCMYCDYKSADSSNLKTHIKTKHSKEMPYKCERCFQTFAEEEELNQHGLTHEENKTHHCAHCDHKSSNSSDLKRHIISVHTKDYPHKCAVCGKGFHRPSELKKHSVAHRTKKLHQCRHCNFKNADPFVLSRHILSVHTKEQQQASPEMSEAKRTETHAPVATPKNSASSGSTGSGPPTRVSAASLASSVTVVIGKGQKERRIYQCQYCDYSTGDASGFKRHVISIHTKDYPHRCEICSKGFRRPSEKNQHIMRHHKDVVQAE; from the exons ATGGATGAGGATGTCACCAGGCTTCCAATACATTCTGAAGAGCCTAAAATAATATTACACGGATCGG ATGAGGGTGGTGCCGGCGGGCAGGAGTTTGTTGTGGAGCTTCAAGAGACTGTGTTGGTGTCAGAGGGCGAGGGTGAAGGCATGGCGGTGCACAGGTTTGCCCCAGACGAGCTAGTGATCCAGGATGCTGTTGAGGATGTGGTATCTGAGTATGTGCACTgcgatgaagatgaagatgtcGCTGTAGAAACCTGCGTGATGGCCTTGGACGGTGAGGAGGAAGGCGTCGCCATGGGTGACATCCCTGAAGACAGCCTCGACGCTGAGCAGCAAGATGACGATCAGGATGGCTGTGGAGATTATCTGATGATATCCT ACGAAGCTGGTAAAATGGTGTCTGAGGATGGCACAGAGGTAACCGTGGAAGGAGCTGTAGAGGACCAGGAAGTGGAGAAAGACGAGGATGGACAAGAAGTGATAAAGGTGTACATCTTCAAGGCTGACTCCGGAGAGGACGACATGG GAGAATCTGTTGACATCAGTGATGGGGACATGGAGAACGTGGCGCTGACAGAGTCTTCGGGCCAAACACTTCAAGAGAAGATGGTTTACATGTCTGTTGGCGATTCTCATCACCAAGGAAACCACA GTGTGGAGGATAGCGAGAGCTGCGAAAACGGGAACGGAGCAGCGAGCGCACTTCTGCACATCGACGAGTCGGACGGCATTGACGAAGTCAGCCGACAGCGCAACAAGACCAAGCGACGATCCGAACCTCGACAAGTCCAAACAG CCATCATCATCGGTCCCTATGGTCAACCTCTGACTGTATATCCCTGCATGCTCTGCGGCAAAAAGTTCAAATCGCGAGGCTTCCTGAAACGACACACCAAGAATCATCACCAGGAGGTTCTGACCAGAAAAAAGTACCAGTGCACAGACTGTGACTTCACCACCAACAAGAAAGCTAGCCTCCACAACCACATGGAGGTACATGCCCTGAGCAGCAAGGCCCCCTTTGAGTGTGAAATGTGCGGCAAGGAGTTCCACCAGCAGTCGGCGCTGTTCTCCCACAGACTGCAGCACCACCACCGGGAGCCCAAGAGTCAGGCGCCGGCGCCCGCCAAGACGCACAAATGCAAGTTCTGTGATTACGAAACTGCTGAGCAAGGACTGCTCAACCGACACTTATTGGCCGTTCACAGCAAAAGCTTCCCTCATATCTGTGTGGAATGTGGAAAAGGCTTCCGCCACCCCTCAGAGTTGAAGAAACACATGCGTACGCACACAGGTGAGAAGCCTTACTCTTGCATGTACTGCGACTACAAGTCTGCCGACTCGTCCAACCTCAAGACTCACATCAAGACAAAGCATAGCAAGGAGATGCCATACAAGTGCGAGCGCTGTTTCCAGACGTTTGCAGAAGAGGAGGAGTTGAACCAGCACGGACTCACACACGAGGAGAATAAGACCCACCATTGTGCTCACTGTGACCACAAAAGTTCCAACTCCAGCGATCTAAAGCGCCATATCATATCCGTGCACACCAAGGACTACCCACACAAATGTGCCGTGTGTGGCAAAGGCTTCCACCGGCCGTCTGAACTGAAGAAGCACTCTGTCGCCCACCGCACCAAGAAACTTCACCAGTGCCGACACTGCAACTTCAAAAACGCTGACCCTTTTGTCCTCAGTCGCCATATCTTGTCCGTGCACACCAAGGAGCAGCAGCAGGCCTCCCCTGAAATGAGCGAGGCCAAAAGGACAGAGACACACGCTCCTGTGGCAACCCCTAAAAACTCTGCATCTAGTGGCTCGACTGGCTCAGGCCCGCCCACTAGAGTGAGCGCAGCCAGCTTAGCGAGTAGCGTGACTGTGGTTATTGGCAAAGGACAAAAAGAACGTAGAATCTACCAGTGCCAGTACTGTGACTACAGCACGGGGGACGCATCAGGATTCAAGCGACACGTTATTTCTATCCACACAAAGGACTACCCGCACCGCTGCGAGATCTGTTCTAAAGGCTTCCGGCGACCGTCAGAAAAGAACCAGCACATCATGCGCCACCACAAAGATGTTGTCCAGGCAGAGTGA
- the LOC129168885 gene encoding zinc finger Y-chromosomal protein isoform X6, producing MALDGEEEGVAMGDIPEDSLDAEQQDDDQDGCGDYLMISLDEAGKMVSEDGTEVTVEGAVEDQEVEKDEDGQEVIKVYIFKADSGEDDMGESVDISDGDMENVALTESSGQTLQEKMVYMSVGDSHHQGNHSVEDSESCENGNGAASALLHIDESDGIDEVSRQRNKTKRRSEPRQVQTAIIIGPYGQPLTVYPCMLCGKKFKSRGFLKRHTKNHHQEVLTRKKYQCTDCDFTTNKKASLHNHMEVHALSSKAPFECEMCGKEFHQQSALFSHRLQHHHREPKSQAPAPAKTHKCKFCDYETAEQGLLNRHLLAVHSKSFPHICVECGKGFRHPSELKKHMRTHTGEKPYSCMYCDYKSADSSNLKTHIKTKHSKEMPYKCERCFQTFAEEEELNQHGLTHEENKTHHCAHCDHKSSNSSDLKRHIISVHTKDYPHKCAVCGKGFHRPSELKKHSVAHRTKKLHQCRHCNFKNADPFVLSRHILSVHTKEQQQASPEMSEAKRTETHAPVATPKNSASSGSTGSGPPTRVSAASLASSVTVVIGKGQKERRIYQCQYCDYSTGDASGFKRHVISIHTKDYPHRCEICSKGFRRPSEKNQHIMRHHKDVVQAE from the exons ATGGCCTTGGACGGTGAGGAGGAAGGCGTCGCCATGGGTGACATCCCTGAAGACAGCCTCGACGCTGAGCAGCAAGATGACGATCAGGATGGCTGTGGAGATTATCTGATGATATCCT TAGACGAAGCTGGTAAAATGGTGTCTGAGGATGGCACAGAGGTAACCGTGGAAGGAGCTGTAGAGGACCAGGAAGTGGAGAAAGACGAGGATGGACAAGAAGTGATAAAGGTGTACATCTTCAAGGCTGACTCCGGAGAGGACGACATGG GAGAATCTGTTGACATCAGTGATGGGGACATGGAGAACGTGGCGCTGACAGAGTCTTCGGGCCAAACACTTCAAGAGAAGATGGTTTACATGTCTGTTGGCGATTCTCATCACCAAGGAAACCACA GTGTGGAGGATAGCGAGAGCTGCGAAAACGGGAACGGAGCAGCGAGCGCACTTCTGCACATCGACGAGTCGGACGGCATTGACGAAGTCAGCCGACAGCGCAACAAGACCAAGCGACGATCCGAACCTCGACAAGTCCAAACAG CCATCATCATCGGTCCCTATGGTCAACCTCTGACTGTATATCCCTGCATGCTCTGCGGCAAAAAGTTCAAATCGCGAGGCTTCCTGAAACGACACACCAAGAATCATCACCAGGAGGTTCTGACCAGAAAAAAGTACCAGTGCACAGACTGTGACTTCACCACCAACAAGAAAGCTAGCCTCCACAACCACATGGAGGTACATGCCCTGAGCAGCAAGGCCCCCTTTGAGTGTGAAATGTGCGGCAAGGAGTTCCACCAGCAGTCGGCGCTGTTCTCCCACAGACTGCAGCACCACCACCGGGAGCCCAAGAGTCAGGCGCCGGCGCCCGCCAAGACGCACAAATGCAAGTTCTGTGATTACGAAACTGCTGAGCAAGGACTGCTCAACCGACACTTATTGGCCGTTCACAGCAAAAGCTTCCCTCATATCTGTGTGGAATGTGGAAAAGGCTTCCGCCACCCCTCAGAGTTGAAGAAACACATGCGTACGCACACAGGTGAGAAGCCTTACTCTTGCATGTACTGCGACTACAAGTCTGCCGACTCGTCCAACCTCAAGACTCACATCAAGACAAAGCATAGCAAGGAGATGCCATACAAGTGCGAGCGCTGTTTCCAGACGTTTGCAGAAGAGGAGGAGTTGAACCAGCACGGACTCACACACGAGGAGAATAAGACCCACCATTGTGCTCACTGTGACCACAAAAGTTCCAACTCCAGCGATCTAAAGCGCCATATCATATCCGTGCACACCAAGGACTACCCACACAAATGTGCCGTGTGTGGCAAAGGCTTCCACCGGCCGTCTGAACTGAAGAAGCACTCTGTCGCCCACCGCACCAAGAAACTTCACCAGTGCCGACACTGCAACTTCAAAAACGCTGACCCTTTTGTCCTCAGTCGCCATATCTTGTCCGTGCACACCAAGGAGCAGCAGCAGGCCTCCCCTGAAATGAGCGAGGCCAAAAGGACAGAGACACACGCTCCTGTGGCAACCCCTAAAAACTCTGCATCTAGTGGCTCGACTGGCTCAGGCCCGCCCACTAGAGTGAGCGCAGCCAGCTTAGCGAGTAGCGTGACTGTGGTTATTGGCAAAGGACAAAAAGAACGTAGAATCTACCAGTGCCAGTACTGTGACTACAGCACGGGGGACGCATCAGGATTCAAGCGACACGTTATTTCTATCCACACAAAGGACTACCCGCACCGCTGCGAGATCTGTTCTAAAGGCTTCCGGCGACCGTCAGAAAAGAACCAGCACATCATGCGCCACCACAAAGATGTTGTCCAGGCAGAGTGA
- the LOC129168885 gene encoding zinc finger Y-chromosomal protein isoform X4, producing MRVVPAGRSLLWSFKRLCWCQRARVKAWRCTETCVMALDGEEEGVAMGDIPEDSLDAEQQDDDQDGCGDYLMISLDEAGKMVSEDGTEVTVEGAVEDQEVEKDEDGQEVIKVYIFKADSGEDDMGESVDISDGDMENVALTESSGQTLQEKMVYMSVGDSHHQGNHSVEDSESCENGNGAASALLHIDESDGIDEVSRQRNKTKRRSEPRQVQTAIIIGPYGQPLTVYPCMLCGKKFKSRGFLKRHTKNHHQEVLTRKKYQCTDCDFTTNKKASLHNHMEVHALSSKAPFECEMCGKEFHQQSALFSHRLQHHHREPKSQAPAPAKTHKCKFCDYETAEQGLLNRHLLAVHSKSFPHICVECGKGFRHPSELKKHMRTHTGEKPYSCMYCDYKSADSSNLKTHIKTKHSKEMPYKCERCFQTFAEEEELNQHGLTHEENKTHHCAHCDHKSSNSSDLKRHIISVHTKDYPHKCAVCGKGFHRPSELKKHSVAHRTKKLHQCRHCNFKNADPFVLSRHILSVHTKEQQQASPEMSEAKRTETHAPVATPKNSASSGSTGSGPPTRVSAASLASSVTVVIGKGQKERRIYQCQYCDYSTGDASGFKRHVISIHTKDYPHRCEICSKGFRRPSEKNQHIMRHHKDVVQAE from the exons ATGAGGGTGGTGCCGGCGGGCAGGAGTTTGTTGTGGAGCTTCAAGAGACTGTGTTGGTGTCAGAGGGCGAGGGTGAAGGCATGGCGGTGCACAG AAACCTGCGTGATGGCCTTGGACGGTGAGGAGGAAGGCGTCGCCATGGGTGACATCCCTGAAGACAGCCTCGACGCTGAGCAGCAAGATGACGATCAGGATGGCTGTGGAGATTATCTGATGATATCCT TAGACGAAGCTGGTAAAATGGTGTCTGAGGATGGCACAGAGGTAACCGTGGAAGGAGCTGTAGAGGACCAGGAAGTGGAGAAAGACGAGGATGGACAAGAAGTGATAAAGGTGTACATCTTCAAGGCTGACTCCGGAGAGGACGACATGG GAGAATCTGTTGACATCAGTGATGGGGACATGGAGAACGTGGCGCTGACAGAGTCTTCGGGCCAAACACTTCAAGAGAAGATGGTTTACATGTCTGTTGGCGATTCTCATCACCAAGGAAACCACA GTGTGGAGGATAGCGAGAGCTGCGAAAACGGGAACGGAGCAGCGAGCGCACTTCTGCACATCGACGAGTCGGACGGCATTGACGAAGTCAGCCGACAGCGCAACAAGACCAAGCGACGATCCGAACCTCGACAAGTCCAAACAG CCATCATCATCGGTCCCTATGGTCAACCTCTGACTGTATATCCCTGCATGCTCTGCGGCAAAAAGTTCAAATCGCGAGGCTTCCTGAAACGACACACCAAGAATCATCACCAGGAGGTTCTGACCAGAAAAAAGTACCAGTGCACAGACTGTGACTTCACCACCAACAAGAAAGCTAGCCTCCACAACCACATGGAGGTACATGCCCTGAGCAGCAAGGCCCCCTTTGAGTGTGAAATGTGCGGCAAGGAGTTCCACCAGCAGTCGGCGCTGTTCTCCCACAGACTGCAGCACCACCACCGGGAGCCCAAGAGTCAGGCGCCGGCGCCCGCCAAGACGCACAAATGCAAGTTCTGTGATTACGAAACTGCTGAGCAAGGACTGCTCAACCGACACTTATTGGCCGTTCACAGCAAAAGCTTCCCTCATATCTGTGTGGAATGTGGAAAAGGCTTCCGCCACCCCTCAGAGTTGAAGAAACACATGCGTACGCACACAGGTGAGAAGCCTTACTCTTGCATGTACTGCGACTACAAGTCTGCCGACTCGTCCAACCTCAAGACTCACATCAAGACAAAGCATAGCAAGGAGATGCCATACAAGTGCGAGCGCTGTTTCCAGACGTTTGCAGAAGAGGAGGAGTTGAACCAGCACGGACTCACACACGAGGAGAATAAGACCCACCATTGTGCTCACTGTGACCACAAAAGTTCCAACTCCAGCGATCTAAAGCGCCATATCATATCCGTGCACACCAAGGACTACCCACACAAATGTGCCGTGTGTGGCAAAGGCTTCCACCGGCCGTCTGAACTGAAGAAGCACTCTGTCGCCCACCGCACCAAGAAACTTCACCAGTGCCGACACTGCAACTTCAAAAACGCTGACCCTTTTGTCCTCAGTCGCCATATCTTGTCCGTGCACACCAAGGAGCAGCAGCAGGCCTCCCCTGAAATGAGCGAGGCCAAAAGGACAGAGACACACGCTCCTGTGGCAACCCCTAAAAACTCTGCATCTAGTGGCTCGACTGGCTCAGGCCCGCCCACTAGAGTGAGCGCAGCCAGCTTAGCGAGTAGCGTGACTGTGGTTATTGGCAAAGGACAAAAAGAACGTAGAATCTACCAGTGCCAGTACTGTGACTACAGCACGGGGGACGCATCAGGATTCAAGCGACACGTTATTTCTATCCACACAAAGGACTACCCGCACCGCTGCGAGATCTGTTCTAAAGGCTTCCGGCGACCGTCAGAAAAGAACCAGCACATCATGCGCCACCACAAAGATGTTGTCCAGGCAGAGTGA
- the LOC129168885 gene encoding zinc finger Y-chromosomal protein isoform X5 produces MDEDVTRLPIHSEEPKIILHGSETCVMALDGEEEGVAMGDIPEDSLDAEQQDDDQDGCGDYLMISLDEAGKMVSEDGTEVTVEGAVEDQEVEKDEDGQEVIKVYIFKADSGEDDMGESVDISDGDMENVALTESSGQTLQEKMVYMSVGDSHHQGNHSVEDSESCENGNGAASALLHIDESDGIDEVSRQRNKTKRRSEPRQVQTAIIIGPYGQPLTVYPCMLCGKKFKSRGFLKRHTKNHHQEVLTRKKYQCTDCDFTTNKKASLHNHMEVHALSSKAPFECEMCGKEFHQQSALFSHRLQHHHREPKSQAPAPAKTHKCKFCDYETAEQGLLNRHLLAVHSKSFPHICVECGKGFRHPSELKKHMRTHTGEKPYSCMYCDYKSADSSNLKTHIKTKHSKEMPYKCERCFQTFAEEEELNQHGLTHEENKTHHCAHCDHKSSNSSDLKRHIISVHTKDYPHKCAVCGKGFHRPSELKKHSVAHRTKKLHQCRHCNFKNADPFVLSRHILSVHTKEQQQASPEMSEAKRTETHAPVATPKNSASSGSTGSGPPTRVSAASLASSVTVVIGKGQKERRIYQCQYCDYSTGDASGFKRHVISIHTKDYPHRCEICSKGFRRPSEKNQHIMRHHKDVVQAE; encoded by the exons ATGGATGAGGATGTCACCAGGCTTCCAATACATTCTGAAGAGCCTAAAATAATATTACACGGATCGG AAACCTGCGTGATGGCCTTGGACGGTGAGGAGGAAGGCGTCGCCATGGGTGACATCCCTGAAGACAGCCTCGACGCTGAGCAGCAAGATGACGATCAGGATGGCTGTGGAGATTATCTGATGATATCCT TAGACGAAGCTGGTAAAATGGTGTCTGAGGATGGCACAGAGGTAACCGTGGAAGGAGCTGTAGAGGACCAGGAAGTGGAGAAAGACGAGGATGGACAAGAAGTGATAAAGGTGTACATCTTCAAGGCTGACTCCGGAGAGGACGACATGG GAGAATCTGTTGACATCAGTGATGGGGACATGGAGAACGTGGCGCTGACAGAGTCTTCGGGCCAAACACTTCAAGAGAAGATGGTTTACATGTCTGTTGGCGATTCTCATCACCAAGGAAACCACA GTGTGGAGGATAGCGAGAGCTGCGAAAACGGGAACGGAGCAGCGAGCGCACTTCTGCACATCGACGAGTCGGACGGCATTGACGAAGTCAGCCGACAGCGCAACAAGACCAAGCGACGATCCGAACCTCGACAAGTCCAAACAG CCATCATCATCGGTCCCTATGGTCAACCTCTGACTGTATATCCCTGCATGCTCTGCGGCAAAAAGTTCAAATCGCGAGGCTTCCTGAAACGACACACCAAGAATCATCACCAGGAGGTTCTGACCAGAAAAAAGTACCAGTGCACAGACTGTGACTTCACCACCAACAAGAAAGCTAGCCTCCACAACCACATGGAGGTACATGCCCTGAGCAGCAAGGCCCCCTTTGAGTGTGAAATGTGCGGCAAGGAGTTCCACCAGCAGTCGGCGCTGTTCTCCCACAGACTGCAGCACCACCACCGGGAGCCCAAGAGTCAGGCGCCGGCGCCCGCCAAGACGCACAAATGCAAGTTCTGTGATTACGAAACTGCTGAGCAAGGACTGCTCAACCGACACTTATTGGCCGTTCACAGCAAAAGCTTCCCTCATATCTGTGTGGAATGTGGAAAAGGCTTCCGCCACCCCTCAGAGTTGAAGAAACACATGCGTACGCACACAGGTGAGAAGCCTTACTCTTGCATGTACTGCGACTACAAGTCTGCCGACTCGTCCAACCTCAAGACTCACATCAAGACAAAGCATAGCAAGGAGATGCCATACAAGTGCGAGCGCTGTTTCCAGACGTTTGCAGAAGAGGAGGAGTTGAACCAGCACGGACTCACACACGAGGAGAATAAGACCCACCATTGTGCTCACTGTGACCACAAAAGTTCCAACTCCAGCGATCTAAAGCGCCATATCATATCCGTGCACACCAAGGACTACCCACACAAATGTGCCGTGTGTGGCAAAGGCTTCCACCGGCCGTCTGAACTGAAGAAGCACTCTGTCGCCCACCGCACCAAGAAACTTCACCAGTGCCGACACTGCAACTTCAAAAACGCTGACCCTTTTGTCCTCAGTCGCCATATCTTGTCCGTGCACACCAAGGAGCAGCAGCAGGCCTCCCCTGAAATGAGCGAGGCCAAAAGGACAGAGACACACGCTCCTGTGGCAACCCCTAAAAACTCTGCATCTAGTGGCTCGACTGGCTCAGGCCCGCCCACTAGAGTGAGCGCAGCCAGCTTAGCGAGTAGCGTGACTGTGGTTATTGGCAAAGGACAAAAAGAACGTAGAATCTACCAGTGCCAGTACTGTGACTACAGCACGGGGGACGCATCAGGATTCAAGCGACACGTTATTTCTATCCACACAAAGGACTACCCGCACCGCTGCGAGATCTGTTCTAAAGGCTTCCGGCGACCGTCAGAAAAGAACCAGCACATCATGCGCCACCACAAAGATGTTGTCCAGGCAGAGTGA
- the LOC129168885 gene encoding zinc finger Y-chromosomal protein 1 isoform X1 produces MDEDVTRLPIHSEEPKIILHGSDEGGAGGQEFVVELQETVLVSEGEGEGMAVHRFAPDELVIQDAVEDVVSEYVHCDEDEDVAVETCVMALDGEEEGVAMGDIPEDSLDAEQQDDDQDGCGDYLMISLDEAGKMVSEDGTEVTVEGAVEDQEVEKDEDGQEVIKVYIFKADSGEDDMGESVDISDGDMENVALTESSGQTLQEKMVYMSVGDSHHQGNHSVEDSESCENGNGAASALLHIDESDGIDEVSRQRNKTKRRSEPRQVQTAIIIGPYGQPLTVYPCMLCGKKFKSRGFLKRHTKNHHQEVLTRKKYQCTDCDFTTNKKASLHNHMEVHALSSKAPFECEMCGKEFHQQSALFSHRLQHHHREPKSQAPAPAKTHKCKFCDYETAEQGLLNRHLLAVHSKSFPHICVECGKGFRHPSELKKHMRTHTGEKPYSCMYCDYKSADSSNLKTHIKTKHSKEMPYKCERCFQTFAEEEELNQHGLTHEENKTHHCAHCDHKSSNSSDLKRHIISVHTKDYPHKCAVCGKGFHRPSELKKHSVAHRTKKLHQCRHCNFKNADPFVLSRHILSVHTKEQQQASPEMSEAKRTETHAPVATPKNSASSGSTGSGPPTRVSAASLASSVTVVIGKGQKERRIYQCQYCDYSTGDASGFKRHVISIHTKDYPHRCEICSKGFRRPSEKNQHIMRHHKDVVQAE; encoded by the exons ATGGATGAGGATGTCACCAGGCTTCCAATACATTCTGAAGAGCCTAAAATAATATTACACGGATCGG ATGAGGGTGGTGCCGGCGGGCAGGAGTTTGTTGTGGAGCTTCAAGAGACTGTGTTGGTGTCAGAGGGCGAGGGTGAAGGCATGGCGGTGCACAGGTTTGCCCCAGACGAGCTAGTGATCCAGGATGCTGTTGAGGATGTGGTATCTGAGTATGTGCACTgcgatgaagatgaagatgtcGCTGTAGAAACCTGCGTGATGGCCTTGGACGGTGAGGAGGAAGGCGTCGCCATGGGTGACATCCCTGAAGACAGCCTCGACGCTGAGCAGCAAGATGACGATCAGGATGGCTGTGGAGATTATCTGATGATATCCT TAGACGAAGCTGGTAAAATGGTGTCTGAGGATGGCACAGAGGTAACCGTGGAAGGAGCTGTAGAGGACCAGGAAGTGGAGAAAGACGAGGATGGACAAGAAGTGATAAAGGTGTACATCTTCAAGGCTGACTCCGGAGAGGACGACATGG GAGAATCTGTTGACATCAGTGATGGGGACATGGAGAACGTGGCGCTGACAGAGTCTTCGGGCCAAACACTTCAAGAGAAGATGGTTTACATGTCTGTTGGCGATTCTCATCACCAAGGAAACCACA GTGTGGAGGATAGCGAGAGCTGCGAAAACGGGAACGGAGCAGCGAGCGCACTTCTGCACATCGACGAGTCGGACGGCATTGACGAAGTCAGCCGACAGCGCAACAAGACCAAGCGACGATCCGAACCTCGACAAGTCCAAACAG CCATCATCATCGGTCCCTATGGTCAACCTCTGACTGTATATCCCTGCATGCTCTGCGGCAAAAAGTTCAAATCGCGAGGCTTCCTGAAACGACACACCAAGAATCATCACCAGGAGGTTCTGACCAGAAAAAAGTACCAGTGCACAGACTGTGACTTCACCACCAACAAGAAAGCTAGCCTCCACAACCACATGGAGGTACATGCCCTGAGCAGCAAGGCCCCCTTTGAGTGTGAAATGTGCGGCAAGGAGTTCCACCAGCAGTCGGCGCTGTTCTCCCACAGACTGCAGCACCACCACCGGGAGCCCAAGAGTCAGGCGCCGGCGCCCGCCAAGACGCACAAATGCAAGTTCTGTGATTACGAAACTGCTGAGCAAGGACTGCTCAACCGACACTTATTGGCCGTTCACAGCAAAAGCTTCCCTCATATCTGTGTGGAATGTGGAAAAGGCTTCCGCCACCCCTCAGAGTTGAAGAAACACATGCGTACGCACACAGGTGAGAAGCCTTACTCTTGCATGTACTGCGACTACAAGTCTGCCGACTCGTCCAACCTCAAGACTCACATCAAGACAAAGCATAGCAAGGAGATGCCATACAAGTGCGAGCGCTGTTTCCAGACGTTTGCAGAAGAGGAGGAGTTGAACCAGCACGGACTCACACACGAGGAGAATAAGACCCACCATTGTGCTCACTGTGACCACAAAAGTTCCAACTCCAGCGATCTAAAGCGCCATATCATATCCGTGCACACCAAGGACTACCCACACAAATGTGCCGTGTGTGGCAAAGGCTTCCACCGGCCGTCTGAACTGAAGAAGCACTCTGTCGCCCACCGCACCAAGAAACTTCACCAGTGCCGACACTGCAACTTCAAAAACGCTGACCCTTTTGTCCTCAGTCGCCATATCTTGTCCGTGCACACCAAGGAGCAGCAGCAGGCCTCCCCTGAAATGAGCGAGGCCAAAAGGACAGAGACACACGCTCCTGTGGCAACCCCTAAAAACTCTGCATCTAGTGGCTCGACTGGCTCAGGCCCGCCCACTAGAGTGAGCGCAGCCAGCTTAGCGAGTAGCGTGACTGTGGTTATTGGCAAAGGACAAAAAGAACGTAGAATCTACCAGTGCCAGTACTGTGACTACAGCACGGGGGACGCATCAGGATTCAAGCGACACGTTATTTCTATCCACACAAAGGACTACCCGCACCGCTGCGAGATCTGTTCTAAAGGCTTCCGGCGACCGTCAGAAAAGAACCAGCACATCATGCGCCACCACAAAGATGTTGTCCAGGCAGAGTGA